In one Methylocaldum szegediense genomic region, the following are encoded:
- the mads1 gene encoding methylation-associated defense system helix-turn-helix domain-containing protein MAD1 — protein MLTTLAICPILCQIMPCFANLETTMAGGSEEIFTLEEVAAYLKVGKRTVYRLVAAHELPAFKVGGSWRFRRQEIDQWINEQTITEQSGGASSKRPHDV, from the coding sequence ATGTTGACTACGTTAGCCATCTGCCCCATTCTTTGTCAAATCATGCCATGCTTTGCGAATTTGGAGACGACCATGGCCGGCGGGTCAGAAGAGATCTTCACCCTTGAGGAGGTAGCCGCCTACCTGAAGGTCGGGAAGCGAACGGTCTACCGCTTGGTGGCAGCCCACGAACTACCTGCGTTCAAGGTAGGCGGCTCTTGGCGCTTTCGCCGACAAGAGATCGACCAGTGGATCAATGAGCAAACGATCACCGAACAGTCAGGCGGTGCTTCAAGCAAACGCCCCCATGATGTCTAG